The following proteins are encoded in a genomic region of Mustela erminea isolate mMusErm1 chromosome 3, mMusErm1.Pri, whole genome shotgun sequence:
- the MGAT1 gene encoding alpha-1,3-mannosyl-glycoprotein 2-beta-N-acetylglucosaminyltransferase has protein sequence MLKKQSAGLVLWGAVLFVAWNALLLLFFWTRPAPGRLPSDSALEDDPAGLTREVIRLAEDAEAELERQRGLLQQIREHHARWSRRWRAPSVAPPGPPRPPASPAPAVIPILVIACDRSTVRRCLDKLLHYRPSAELFPIIVSQDCGHEETARVIASYGSAITHIRQPDLSSIAVPPDHRKFQGYYKIARHYRWALGQVFRSFQFAAAVVVEDDLEVAPDFFEYFQATYPLLRADPSLWCVSAWNDNGKEQMVDAGKPELLYRTDFFPGLGWLLLAELWAELEPKWPRAFWDDWMRRPEQRQGRACVRPEISRTMTFGRKGVSHGQFFDQHLKFIKLNQHFVPFTQLDLSYLRQETYDSVFLARVYAAPLLQVEKVRTSERSELGEVRVQYTGRDSFKAFAKALGVMDDLKSGVPRAGYRGIVSFLFRGRRVHLAPPQTWEGYDPSWN, from the coding sequence ATGCTGAAGAAGCAGTCCGCAGGGCTGGTGCTGTGGGGTGCCGTCCTCTTCGTGGCCTGGAACGCCCTGCTGCTGCTCTTCTTCTGGACGCGCCCTGCGCCTGGCAGGCTGCCCTCGGACAGCGCTCTCGAGGACGACCCAGCTGGCCTCACACGTGAGGTGATCCGCCTGGCCGAGGACGCTGAGGCCGAGCTGGAGCGGCAGCGGGGGCTGCTGCAGCAGATCCGTGAGCACCATGCCCGCTGGAGCCGGCGGTGGCGGGCGCCCTCGGTTGCCCCGCCCGGGCCGCCACGCCCGCCCGCGTCCCCCGCGCCGGCCGTGATCCCCATCCTGGTCATCGCGTGTGACCGCAGCACGGTGCGGCGCTGCCTGGACAAGCTGCTGCACTACCGGCCGTCGGCGGAGCTCTTCCCCATCATCGTCAGCCAGGACTGCGGGCACGAGGAGACCGCGCGGGTCATCGCCTCGTACGGCAGCGCCATCACGCACATCCGGCAGCCGGACCTGAGCAGCATCGCGGTGCCCCCCGACCACCGCAAGTTCCAGGGCTACTACAAGATCGCGCGCCACTACCGCTGGGCACTGGGCCAGGTGTTCCGCAGCTTCCAGTTCGCGGCCGCCGTGGTGGTGGAGGACGACCTGGAGGTGGCCCCGGACTTCTTCGAGTACTTCCAGGCCACCTACCCGCTGCTGCGCGCCGACCCGTCCCTCTGGTGCGTGTCGGCCTGGAACGACAACGGCAAGGAGCAGATGGTGGACGCCGGCAAGCCCGAGCTGCTCTACCGCACCGACTTCTTCCCGGGCCTTGGCTGGCTGCTGCTGGCCGAGCTCTGGGCCGAGCTGGAGCCCAAGTGGCCACGGGCCTTCTGGGATGATTGGATGCGCCGGCCGGAGCAGCGGCAGGGCCGGGCCTGCGTGCGCCCCGAGATCTCCAGAACGATGACCTTTGGCCGCAAGGGGGTCAGCCATGGGCAGTTCTTTGACCAGCACCTCAAGTTCATCAAGCTGAACCAGCACTTCGTGCCCTTCACCCAGCTGGACCTGTCCTACCTGCGACAGGAGACCTACGACAGTGTTTTCCTGGCCCGTGTCTATGCGGCGCCCCTGCTGCAGGTGGAGAAGGTGAGGACCAGTGAACGCAGCGAGCTGGGGGAGGTGCGTGTGCAGTACACCGGCAGGGACAGCTTCAAGGCCTTTGCGAAAGCCCTGGGTGTCATGGACGACCTCAAGTCTGGCGTCCCCAGGGCCGGCTACCGGGGCATCGTCAGCTTCCTGTTCCGGGGCCGCCGTGTTCACCTGGCCCCCCCGCAGACCTGGGAGGGCTACGATCCGAGCTGGAATTAG